In one window of Dyella thiooxydans DNA:
- a CDS encoding glycosyltransferase family 39 protein — protein MMSAHSGAPAHRTVPVHVERAGLLSLLVTLLWGVAWIAGLMRSGLGEPDEGRYAEVAREMLASGDWITPRLDGFLFFDKPPLHYWGTAAAYALLGTEPWVARLWGALAGLLAIAAVAWAGWRVWGRATGFYAATILGSSLLFAVSAHVGTLDLGVAAFLALGMACFVVAQFDPASASHRTAINLGMWAALALAVLSKGLIGVVLPGMVLAVYMLWQRDWRVLGRVSLLPGLVLLLVVSAPWFIEVTRRHPEFFDYFFIREHFTRFLTSADNRGKPPGFFLPVVLLGLFPWTALVPFTRLGWRAMWSGAPVDRLLLAWVGVVFVFFSISHSQLPFYILPLFPAAALLLGRIAARLPHEALARRMRVTAWAAAIGAAAALAAALMQRHHPAHAGMPTALGGLAASLAIMAFAAGYATRRLTRHRHHDAAMHALALAGIVGWTITLLASQAWVGPRSGEPVARLMAPALTVDTPVYMVGGFVRGLPFYLERPVTIVAQDRDDLTPFIDSRPGGYLPTLEAFEARWRTSAHGVALVDAHAMAVLQQHRLPYVLLGRLPTGFVIARQPAR, from the coding sequence ATGATGAGTGCACACTCCGGTGCTCCTGCGCACCGTACCGTTCCCGTCCACGTCGAGCGCGCCGGCTTGCTGTCGCTGCTCGTCACCCTGCTGTGGGGCGTGGCGTGGATCGCCGGACTGATGCGCAGTGGCCTGGGCGAGCCGGACGAGGGTCGTTACGCCGAGGTCGCGCGGGAGATGCTCGCCAGCGGCGACTGGATCACGCCGCGCCTCGACGGCTTCCTGTTCTTCGACAAGCCTCCCCTGCACTACTGGGGAACGGCGGCTGCATACGCGCTGCTCGGCACCGAGCCCTGGGTGGCACGTCTGTGGGGTGCACTGGCCGGCCTGCTGGCGATCGCCGCTGTGGCCTGGGCCGGGTGGCGGGTGTGGGGGCGTGCGACCGGCTTCTATGCCGCGACGATCCTCGGCAGCAGCCTGCTGTTCGCGGTGAGCGCGCACGTGGGCACGCTGGACCTCGGCGTCGCCGCCTTCCTGGCACTGGGCATGGCCTGTTTCGTGGTGGCGCAGTTCGACCCGGCGTCGGCGTCCCACCGCACGGCGATCAACCTCGGAATGTGGGCGGCGCTGGCGTTGGCGGTGCTGTCCAAGGGACTGATCGGCGTGGTGCTGCCCGGCATGGTGCTGGCGGTGTACATGCTGTGGCAGCGCGACTGGCGCGTGCTCGGGCGCGTCTCGCTGCTGCCGGGCCTGGTCCTGCTGCTGGTGGTGTCGGCCCCGTGGTTCATCGAGGTGACGCGGCGGCACCCGGAGTTCTTCGATTACTTCTTCATCCGCGAACATTTCACGCGCTTCCTCACCTCGGCCGACAACCGCGGCAAGCCGCCCGGCTTCTTCCTCCCGGTGGTGCTGCTGGGACTGTTTCCATGGACCGCGCTGGTGCCGTTCACCCGCCTCGGCTGGCGGGCGATGTGGAGCGGCGCACCGGTGGATCGGCTGCTGCTGGCCTGGGTCGGCGTGGTGTTCGTGTTCTTCTCGATCTCGCATTCGCAGTTGCCGTTCTACATCCTGCCGCTGTTCCCCGCGGCCGCCCTGCTGCTCGGCCGCATCGCCGCCCGACTGCCGCATGAGGCGCTGGCGCGTCGCATGCGCGTGACCGCCTGGGCGGCCGCCATCGGCGCGGCCGCCGCGCTGGCCGCTGCGCTCATGCAGCGCCACCACCCGGCGCACGCAGGCATGCCGACCGCGCTCGGCGGACTGGCCGCGAGCCTGGCGATCATGGCGTTCGCGGCGGGCTACGCGACCCGCCGGCTGACCCGGCACCGCCATCACGATGCGGCGATGCATGCGCTGGCACTGGCCGGCATCGTCGGCTGGACGATCACCCTGCTGGCGTCGCAGGCCTGGGTCGGCCCACGCTCGGGCGAGCCGGTGGCGCGGCTGATGGCGCCGGCGCTCACCGTGGACACGCCGGTCTACATGGTCGGCGGCTTCGTCCGCGGCCTGCCGTTCTACCTGGAGCGCCCGGTGACCATCGTGGCGCAGGACCGCGACGACCTCACGCCCTTCATCGACTCCCGTCCCGGCGGCTATCTGCCGACGCTCGAAGCCTTCGAGGCGCGCTGGCGCACCTCCGCCCACGGCGTCGCCCTGGTTGACGCACACGCGATGGCGGTGCTGCAGCAACACCGGCTGCCGTACGTCTTGCTCGGCCGCCTGCCCACGGGTTTCGTCATCGCCCGCCAGCCTGCCCGGTGA
- a CDS encoding DUF4442 domain-containing protein, whose translation MRPNTFRRLINLWPPFLANSIRVQSIAPDWSEARVLLRLRPWNRNYVRTQFGGNLFAMSDPFWMLLAMHRLGRDYLVWDKSGAIDFVAPGRATVHAAFRMPDAVVDELRSAAAGGDKVLRWFETEITTANGEVVARVRKQLYVRLKPAVRERNAAAGMNPHRREQLQDR comes from the coding sequence ATGCGTCCGAACACCTTCCGCCGCCTCATCAACCTGTGGCCCCCATTCCTGGCCAACAGCATCCGCGTGCAGTCGATCGCGCCGGACTGGAGCGAAGCGCGCGTGCTCCTTCGGCTGCGGCCATGGAACCGCAACTACGTGCGGACCCAGTTCGGCGGCAACCTGTTCGCGATGAGCGATCCGTTCTGGATGCTGCTGGCGATGCATCGGCTGGGGCGCGACTACCTCGTATGGGACAAGTCCGGCGCGATCGACTTCGTGGCGCCTGGCCGCGCCACCGTCCACGCGGCGTTCCGGATGCCGGACGCCGTGGTCGACGAGCTGCGCTCGGCGGCGGCCGGCGGCGACAAGGTGCTGCGCTGGTTCGAGACCGAGATCACCACCGCGAACGGCGAGGTGGTGGCGCGCGTCCGCAAGCAGCTCTATGTCCGCCTGAAGCCTGCCGTGCGCGAGCGCAACGCCGCGGCGGGCATGAACCCTCACCGGCGGGAGCAATTGCAGGACCGCTGA
- a CDS encoding paraquat-inducible protein A, producing MGANTPPTTAGLLICEHCDTVYRRRPLSRGEVACCERCHNILERHARLGPDQLLALTFTAMVVFVQANIWPIVTLELNGRPSSATLWGTIVTMWQQHAEVVAVLAALTLFFFPMAKMLLFGWVFWFARRGERGPGFRSAMIVLHYLGPWTMSEVFVLGAMVAIVKARVYFQVVPDPGIFAYGALMLLITVFGTVDLRQLWDVTRERSR from the coding sequence ATGGGCGCGAACACGCCACCCACCACGGCAGGGCTGCTGATCTGCGAGCACTGCGACACGGTGTATCGCCGGCGCCCGCTGTCGCGGGGCGAGGTGGCCTGCTGCGAGCGCTGCCACAACATCCTCGAGCGGCATGCGCGGCTCGGACCGGACCAGCTGCTGGCACTCACCTTCACCGCGATGGTGGTCTTCGTGCAGGCCAACATCTGGCCGATCGTGACGCTCGAGCTCAACGGCCGGCCGAGCAGCGCCACGCTGTGGGGCACCATCGTCACGATGTGGCAGCAGCACGCCGAGGTGGTGGCGGTGCTCGCCGCGCTCACGCTGTTCTTCTTCCCGATGGCGAAGATGCTGCTGTTCGGCTGGGTGTTCTGGTTCGCCCGGCGCGGCGAGCGCGGCCCGGGCTTCCGCAGCGCGATGATCGTGCTGCATTACCTCGGGCCCTGGACGATGAGCGAGGTGTTCGTGCTCGGCGCGATGGTCGCCATCGTCAAGGCGCGGGTGTATTTCCAGGTGGTGCCGGATCCCGGCATCTTCGCCTACGGTGCGCTGATGCTGCTGATCACCGTGTTCGGCACGGTCGACCTGCGCCAGCTGTGGGACGTCACGCGGGAGCGGTCGCGGTGA
- a CDS encoding paraquat-inducible protein A, which produces MSALPRADELGLIGCHVCGLVCRDGHVHDQACPRCGARLHRRKSASASRTWAWLITAFIFYLPANLLPIMRTVSLGDVDDNTILSGVVELWVKGSPDLAVIVFTASIVVPMLKFLVLGTLLVSVQRRSLWAQRQRTMLYRLVEFIGYWSMLDVFVVALLTALVRFNVLSQVEPLPGVVYFGLTVVATMFASMSFDPRLIWDNRDNDD; this is translated from the coding sequence GTGAGCGCGCTGCCGCGGGCCGACGAGCTGGGCCTGATCGGCTGCCACGTGTGCGGCCTGGTGTGCCGCGACGGCCACGTGCACGACCAGGCCTGCCCGCGCTGCGGCGCGCGCCTGCACCGGCGCAAGTCGGCCAGTGCCAGCCGCACCTGGGCGTGGCTGATCACCGCGTTCATCTTCTATCTTCCGGCCAACCTGTTGCCGATCATGCGCACGGTGAGCCTGGGCGACGTGGACGACAACACCATTCTCAGCGGCGTGGTCGAACTGTGGGTCAAGGGCTCGCCGGACCTGGCGGTCATCGTCTTCACGGCGAGCATCGTGGTGCCCATGCTCAAATTCCTGGTGCTGGGGACGCTGCTGGTATCCGTCCAGCGCCGCAGCCTGTGGGCGCAGCGCCAGCGCACCATGCTCTACCGGCTGGTCGAGTTCATCGGCTACTGGTCGATGCTCGACGTGTTCGTGGTGGCGCTGCTGACCGCGCTGGTGCGTTTCAACGTACTCAGCCAGGTGGAGCCGTTGCCGGGGGTGGTGTACTTCGGCCTGACCGTGGTGGCGACGATGTTCGCATCGATGAGTTTCGATCCGCGCCTGATCTGGGACAACAGGGACAACGATGACTGA
- the trxA gene encoding thioredoxin — translation MTDTAHPHVFDVTESNFESDVLQASLDTPVLVDFWATWCGPCRTLGPMLEKLAAEFNGAFRLGKVDVDANQQLAAMFGIRSIPTVMLVKDGQILDGFAGALPEGQLREFLARHVQPLDGEAADAADEATAPAESPTEAVNRLQQAIAAAPDQPELKLDLAVALMRLGNVDAAQAELDALPANLATDTRAVRLRHQLELAGALAGAPTMEALRQRVAADPTDWEARDLLGVRLLIEDEPAAGLEQFLVILEKARDWNDGAAKKRLIAAFATLDDAELVGRYRRRMASLLF, via the coding sequence GTGACCGACACCGCCCACCCGCACGTCTTCGACGTCACCGAGAGCAACTTCGAGAGCGACGTACTGCAGGCCTCGCTCGACACCCCGGTGCTGGTGGACTTCTGGGCGACCTGGTGCGGTCCATGCCGCACCCTGGGCCCGATGCTCGAGAAGCTGGCAGCCGAGTTCAACGGCGCCTTCCGCCTCGGCAAGGTCGACGTGGACGCCAACCAGCAGCTGGCGGCGATGTTCGGCATCCGCTCCATTCCCACGGTGATGCTGGTCAAGGACGGGCAGATCCTCGACGGCTTCGCCGGCGCACTGCCGGAAGGCCAGCTGCGCGAGTTCCTGGCCCGCCACGTGCAGCCGCTCGACGGCGAGGCCGCCGACGCGGCTGACGAAGCCACCGCCCCCGCCGAGTCGCCGACCGAGGCGGTCAACCGCCTGCAGCAGGCGATCGCGGCGGCCCCCGACCAGCCGGAGCTGAAGCTCGACCTGGCGGTGGCGCTGATGCGCCTGGGCAACGTGGACGCCGCGCAGGCCGAGCTCGATGCCCTGCCCGCCAACCTCGCCACCGACACTCGCGCCGTGCGCCTGCGCCATCAGCTCGAGCTGGCCGGTGCCCTGGCTGGTGCGCCGACGATGGAGGCCCTGCGCCAGCGGGTAGCCGCCGATCCGACCGACTGGGAAGCGCGCGACCTGCTCGGCGTGCGCCTGCTGATCGAGGACGAGCCGGCGGCTGGGCTCGAGCAGTTCCTGGTCATCCTGGAGAAGGCCCGCGACTGGAACGACGGCGCTGCCAAGAAGCGCCTGATCGCCGCCTTCGCCACCCTCGACGACGCCGAACTCGTCGGCCGCTACCGGCGCCGCATGGCTTCGCTCTTGTTCTGA